From a single Ursus arctos isolate Adak ecotype North America unplaced genomic scaffold, UrsArc2.0 scaffold_34, whole genome shotgun sequence genomic region:
- the TBX3 gene encoding T-box transcription factor TBX3 isoform X2 produces MSLSMRDPVIPGTSMAYHPFLPHRAPDFAMSAVLGHQPPFFPALTLPPNGAAALSLPGALAKPIMDQLVGAAETGIPFSSLGPQAHLRPLKTMEPEEEVEDDPKVHLEAKELWDQFHKRGTEMVITKSGRRMFPPFKVRCSGLDKKAKYILLMDIIAADDCRYKFHNSRWMVAGKADPEMPKRMYIHPDSPATGEQWMSKVVTFHKLKLTNNISDKHGFTILNSMHKYQPRFHIVRANDILKLPYSTFRTYLFPETEFIAVTAYQNDKITQLKIDNNPFAKGFRDTGNGRREKRKQLTLQSMRVFDDRHKKENGTSDESSSEQAAFNCFAQSSSPAVSTVGTSNLKDLCPSEGESDAEADSKEEHGPEACDAAKISTTTSEEPCRDKGSPAVKAHLFAAEPGGRPRDSGRLDKASPDSRHSPATISSSTRGLGAEERRSPGRDGAATSKAEEARALPGKEAFAPLTVQTDAAAAHLGQGPLPGLGFAPGLAGQQFFNGHPLFLHPGQFAMGGAFSGMAAGMGPLLATVSGASTGVSGLDSTAMASAAAAQGLSGASAATLPFHLQQHVLASQGLAMSPFGSLFPYPYTYMAAAAAASSAAASSSVHRHPFLNLNTMRPRLRYSPYSIPVPVPDGSSLLTTALPSMAAAAGPLDGKVAALAASPASVAVDSGSELNSRSSTLSSSSVSLSPKLCPEKEGATSELQSIQRLVSGLEAKPDRSRSGSP; encoded by the exons ATGAGCCTCTCCATGAGAGATCCGGTAATTCCTGGGACAAGCATGGCCTACCATCCGTTCCTACCTCACCGGGCGCCGGACTTCGCCATGAGCGCGGTGCTGGGTCACCAGCCGCCCTTCTTCCCCGCGCTGACGCTGCCTCCCAACGGCGCCGCGGCGCTCTCGCTGCCGGGCGCCCTGGCCAAGCCGATCATGGATCAATTGGTGGGGGCGGCCGAGACCGGCATCCCTTTCTCGTCCCTGGGGCCCCAGGCGCATCTGAGGCCTCTGAAGACCATGGAGCCCGAAGAAGAGGTGGAGGATGACCCCAAGGTGCACCTCGAGGCCAAAGAACTTTGGGATCAGTTCCACAAGCGGGGCACCGAGATGGTCATTACCAAGTCGGGAAG GCGAATGTTTCCTCCATTTAAAGTAAGATGTTCTGGGCTGGATAAAAAAGCCAAATATATCTTGTTGATGGACATTATAGCTGCTGATGACTGTCGATATAAATTTCATAATTCTCGGTGGATGGTCGCGGGTAAGGCTGACCCTGAAATGCCAAAGAGAATGTACATTCACCCAGACAGCCCTGCTACCGGGGAACAGTGGATGTCCAAAGTTGTCACTTTCCACAAACTGAAACTCACCAACAACATTTCGGACAAACATGGATTT acaATATTGAACTCCATGCACAAATACCAGCCCCGGTTCCACATCGTGAGAGCCAATGACATCTTGAAACTTCCTTATAGTACATTTCGGACGTACTTGTTCCCCGAAACCGAATTCATCGCTGTGACGGCATACCAGAACGATAAG ATAACCCAGCTAAAAATAGACAACAACCCTTTTGCAAAAGGTTTCCGGGACACTGGAAATGGCAGGAGAGAAAAAAG AAAGCAGCTTACCCTGCAGTCCATGAGGGTGTTCGATGACAGACACAAAAAGGAGAACGGCACCTCGGATGAGTCCTCCAGTGAACAGGCAGCCTTCAACTGCTTTGCTCAGTCCTCCTCCCCAGCTGTCTCCACTGTAGGGACCTCGAACCTCAAAG ATCTGTGTCCCAGCGAGGGTGAGAGCGACGCCGAGGCCGACAGCAAAGAGGAGCACGGCCCGGAGGCCTGCGACGCGGCCAAGATCTCCACGACCACGTCGGAGGAGCCGTGCCGCGACAAGGGCAGCCCCGCGGTCAAGGCGCACCTCTTCGCCGCCGAGCCCGGCGGCCGGCCCCGGGACAGCGGGCGGCTGGACAAGGCGTCGCCCGACTCGCGCCACAGCCCGGCCACCATCTCGTCCAGCACCCGCGGCCTGGGCGCCGAGGAGCGCCGGAGCCCGGGCCGCGACGGCGCGGCCACGTCCAAGGCCGAGGAGGCGCGCGCGCTGCCGGGCAAAGAGGCCTTCGCGCCGCTCACGGTGCAGACGGACGCGGCCGCCGCGCACCTGGGCCAGGGCCCCCTGCCCGGCCTCGGCTTCGCCCCCGGCCTGGCCGGCCAGCAGTTCTTCAACGGGCACCCGCTCTTCCTGCACCCCGGCCAGTTCGCCATGGGGGGCGCCTTCTCCGGCATGGCAGCGGGCATGGGGCCCCTGCTGGCCACCGTGTCCGGGGCCTCCACCGGCGTCTCGGGCCTGGATTCCACGGCCATGGCCTCCGCTGCCGCGGCGCAGGGACTGTCGGGGGCGTCGGCGGCCACCCTGCCTTTCCACCTCCAGCAGCACGTCCTGGCCTCTCAG GGCCTGGCCATGTCGCCCTTCGGAAGCCTGTTCCCTTACCCCTACACGTACATGGCCGCGGCGGCCGCTGCGTCGTCGGCCGCGGCCTCCAGCTCCGTGCACCGCCACCCCTTCCTCAACCTGAACACCATGCGCCCGCGGCTGCGCTACAGCCCCTACTCCATCCCCGTGCCGGTCCCAGACGGCAGCAGTCTGCTCACCACCGCCCTGCCGTCCATGGCCGCGGCCGCGGGGCCCCTGGACGGCAAAGTCGCCGCGCTGGCCGCCAGCCCGGCCTCGGTAGCCGTGGACTCAGGCTCGGAACTCAACAGCCGCTCCTCCACGCTCTCCTCCAGCTCTGTGTCCTTGTCGCCCAAACTCTGCCCGGAGAAGGAGGGGGCCACCAGCGAACTGCAGAGCATACAGCGGCTGGTCAGCGGCTTGGAAGCCAAGCCGGACAGGTCCCGCAGCGGGTCCCCGTAA
- the TBX3 gene encoding T-box transcription factor TBX3 isoform X1: MSLSMRDPVIPGTSMAYHPFLPHRAPDFAMSAVLGHQPPFFPALTLPPNGAAALSLPGALAKPIMDQLVGAAETGIPFSSLGPQAHLRPLKTMEPEEEVEDDPKVHLEAKELWDQFHKRGTEMVITKSGRRMFPPFKVRCSGLDKKAKYILLMDIIAADDCRYKFHNSRWMVAGKADPEMPKRMYIHPDSPATGEQWMSKVVTFHKLKLTNNISDKHGFTLAFPSDHATWQGNYSFGTQTILNSMHKYQPRFHIVRANDILKLPYSTFRTYLFPETEFIAVTAYQNDKITQLKIDNNPFAKGFRDTGNGRREKRKQLTLQSMRVFDDRHKKENGTSDESSSEQAAFNCFAQSSSPAVSTVGTSNLKDLCPSEGESDAEADSKEEHGPEACDAAKISTTTSEEPCRDKGSPAVKAHLFAAEPGGRPRDSGRLDKASPDSRHSPATISSSTRGLGAEERRSPGRDGAATSKAEEARALPGKEAFAPLTVQTDAAAAHLGQGPLPGLGFAPGLAGQQFFNGHPLFLHPGQFAMGGAFSGMAAGMGPLLATVSGASTGVSGLDSTAMASAAAAQGLSGASAATLPFHLQQHVLASQGLAMSPFGSLFPYPYTYMAAAAAASSAAASSSVHRHPFLNLNTMRPRLRYSPYSIPVPVPDGSSLLTTALPSMAAAAGPLDGKVAALAASPASVAVDSGSELNSRSSTLSSSSVSLSPKLCPEKEGATSELQSIQRLVSGLEAKPDRSRSGSP; the protein is encoded by the exons ATGAGCCTCTCCATGAGAGATCCGGTAATTCCTGGGACAAGCATGGCCTACCATCCGTTCCTACCTCACCGGGCGCCGGACTTCGCCATGAGCGCGGTGCTGGGTCACCAGCCGCCCTTCTTCCCCGCGCTGACGCTGCCTCCCAACGGCGCCGCGGCGCTCTCGCTGCCGGGCGCCCTGGCCAAGCCGATCATGGATCAATTGGTGGGGGCGGCCGAGACCGGCATCCCTTTCTCGTCCCTGGGGCCCCAGGCGCATCTGAGGCCTCTGAAGACCATGGAGCCCGAAGAAGAGGTGGAGGATGACCCCAAGGTGCACCTCGAGGCCAAAGAACTTTGGGATCAGTTCCACAAGCGGGGCACCGAGATGGTCATTACCAAGTCGGGAAG GCGAATGTTTCCTCCATTTAAAGTAAGATGTTCTGGGCTGGATAAAAAAGCCAAATATATCTTGTTGATGGACATTATAGCTGCTGATGACTGTCGATATAAATTTCATAATTCTCGGTGGATGGTCGCGGGTAAGGCTGACCCTGAAATGCCAAAGAGAATGTACATTCACCCAGACAGCCCTGCTACCGGGGAACAGTGGATGTCCAAAGTTGTCACTTTCCACAAACTGAAACTCACCAACAACATTTCGGACAAACATGGATTT ACTTTGGCCTTCCCAAGTGATCACGCAACGTGGCAGGGGAATTATAGTTTTGGTACTCAG acaATATTGAACTCCATGCACAAATACCAGCCCCGGTTCCACATCGTGAGAGCCAATGACATCTTGAAACTTCCTTATAGTACATTTCGGACGTACTTGTTCCCCGAAACCGAATTCATCGCTGTGACGGCATACCAGAACGATAAG ATAACCCAGCTAAAAATAGACAACAACCCTTTTGCAAAAGGTTTCCGGGACACTGGAAATGGCAGGAGAGAAAAAAG AAAGCAGCTTACCCTGCAGTCCATGAGGGTGTTCGATGACAGACACAAAAAGGAGAACGGCACCTCGGATGAGTCCTCCAGTGAACAGGCAGCCTTCAACTGCTTTGCTCAGTCCTCCTCCCCAGCTGTCTCCACTGTAGGGACCTCGAACCTCAAAG ATCTGTGTCCCAGCGAGGGTGAGAGCGACGCCGAGGCCGACAGCAAAGAGGAGCACGGCCCGGAGGCCTGCGACGCGGCCAAGATCTCCACGACCACGTCGGAGGAGCCGTGCCGCGACAAGGGCAGCCCCGCGGTCAAGGCGCACCTCTTCGCCGCCGAGCCCGGCGGCCGGCCCCGGGACAGCGGGCGGCTGGACAAGGCGTCGCCCGACTCGCGCCACAGCCCGGCCACCATCTCGTCCAGCACCCGCGGCCTGGGCGCCGAGGAGCGCCGGAGCCCGGGCCGCGACGGCGCGGCCACGTCCAAGGCCGAGGAGGCGCGCGCGCTGCCGGGCAAAGAGGCCTTCGCGCCGCTCACGGTGCAGACGGACGCGGCCGCCGCGCACCTGGGCCAGGGCCCCCTGCCCGGCCTCGGCTTCGCCCCCGGCCTGGCCGGCCAGCAGTTCTTCAACGGGCACCCGCTCTTCCTGCACCCCGGCCAGTTCGCCATGGGGGGCGCCTTCTCCGGCATGGCAGCGGGCATGGGGCCCCTGCTGGCCACCGTGTCCGGGGCCTCCACCGGCGTCTCGGGCCTGGATTCCACGGCCATGGCCTCCGCTGCCGCGGCGCAGGGACTGTCGGGGGCGTCGGCGGCCACCCTGCCTTTCCACCTCCAGCAGCACGTCCTGGCCTCTCAG GGCCTGGCCATGTCGCCCTTCGGAAGCCTGTTCCCTTACCCCTACACGTACATGGCCGCGGCGGCCGCTGCGTCGTCGGCCGCGGCCTCCAGCTCCGTGCACCGCCACCCCTTCCTCAACCTGAACACCATGCGCCCGCGGCTGCGCTACAGCCCCTACTCCATCCCCGTGCCGGTCCCAGACGGCAGCAGTCTGCTCACCACCGCCCTGCCGTCCATGGCCGCGGCCGCGGGGCCCCTGGACGGCAAAGTCGCCGCGCTGGCCGCCAGCCCGGCCTCGGTAGCCGTGGACTCAGGCTCGGAACTCAACAGCCGCTCCTCCACGCTCTCCTCCAGCTCTGTGTCCTTGTCGCCCAAACTCTGCCCGGAGAAGGAGGGGGCCACCAGCGAACTGCAGAGCATACAGCGGCTGGTCAGCGGCTTGGAAGCCAAGCCGGACAGGTCCCGCAGCGGGTCCCCGTAA